A single genomic interval of Gossypium raimondii isolate GPD5lz chromosome 11, ASM2569854v1, whole genome shotgun sequence harbors:
- the LOC105802956 gene encoding vacuolar protein sorting-associated protein 51 homolog has translation MATDDIPLDDKAKRMRDLLSSFYYPYHGSSPKAHSNYENLDSINSASFDPEHYMNLLVQKSNLEELLRKHVEMAAEIKNLDTDLQMLVYENYNKFISATDAIKWMKSNIVGMEANMEQLLDKIMSVQSRSDRVNTSLFEKREHIEKLHRTRNLLRKVQFIYDLPARLAKCIKSEAYADAVKFYIGAMPIFKAYGDSSFQDCKRASEDAIIIILKNLQGKLFSDSESIQARAEAAVLLKQLDFPVDSLQAKLLEKLERSLGDLQLKTNEIVNVLREPNDPSKQGKGFDSVPGIGHEVSVHGFAEAIRAYRVIFPDSESQLIKLAQNLVIKHFEITEQRVKRRISSTNFLGALRAIWDDVLLMDGVLSEAALSNFSLEVAHATVKKYVASTFTYLLQDISDALLKVKVSPKEAAEEHPLQVALEASKKTVLQGSMDVLLDFRQLLDDELGLLVKLRAFIIDWVQEGFQDFFRSLDGCFLLLSGRKNSSSQDQGFSEGALGEKVLAGLVLVLAQLSVFIEQTAIPRISEEIAASFSSGGARGHENGHVFVSGEICQLFQLGGEKLLHHYINIRTRRVSTLLRKRFTTPNWVKHKEPREVHMFVDLFLQELKAVDSEVKQILPEGLLRKHQRSDSNGSTNSSRSNALLDDKMSRSNTQKARSQLLETHLAKLFKQKIEIFTKVEYTQESVETTIVKLCLKSLQEYVRLQTFNRSGFQQIQLDIHFLRTLLKENIEAEEAIDFLLDEVIVAASERCLDPIPLEPPILDKLVQVKLAKSKGT, from the exons ATGGCGACCGATGATATTCCATTGGATGACAAGGCCAAGAGAATGAGAGATCTATTGTCAAGCTTCTACTATCCATATCATGGTTCATCTCCCAAAGCTCATTCAAATTACGAAAACTTGGATTCCATCAATTCCGCATCTTTCGATCCTGAGCACTACATGAACCTTCTC GTACAAAAGTCGAATTTGGAAGAGCTTCTTCGGAAGCATGTTGAAATGGCAGCCGAAATCAAGAACCTTGATACTGATTTGCAAATGTTGGTTTATGAGAATTACAACAAGTTTATTAGTGCCACGGATGCAATTAAATG GATGAAAAGTAATATTGTAGGCATGGAAGCAAATATGGAGCAACTTCTTGATAAG ATAATGTCAGTGCAATCTAGAAGTGATAGGGTCAACACTTCTCTTTTTGAGAAAAGAGAACACATTGAGAAGTTGCACCGAACAAGGAACCTTCTGCGTAAAGTTCAG TTCATTTATGATCTACCCGCTAGACTTGCAAAGTGCATCAAGTCAGAAGCATATGCTGATGCAGTCAAATTCTACATTGGAGCTATGCCAATTTTTAAG GCATATGGAGATTCATCTTTCCAGGACTGTAAACGAGCATCTGAAGATgcaattattataatattaaaaaacttgCAG GGAAAGCTATTCTCAGATTCTGAATCCATTCAAGCTAGAGCTGAAGCTGCAGTGCTTTTGAAGCAACTAGATTTTCCG GTGGATAGCTTACAGGCAAAACTCCTTGAAAAGTTAGAGCGATCTCTTGGAGACCTTCAAttgaaaacaaatgaaattgtGAATGTTTTACGAGAACCTAATGATCCTTCTAAACAAGGAAAAGGTTTTGACTCGGTTCCTGGTATAGGTCATGAG GTCTCTGTCCATGGATTTGCGGAGGCTATTCGTGCTTATCGAGTAATATTTCCTGATTCTGaaagtcaattaattaaacttgcACAAAACTTGGTCATCAA GCACTTTGAAATAACTGAGCAACGTGTAAAGAGACGAATTTCTTCTACCAATTTCCTTGGTGCTCTTC GGGCTATATGGGATGATGTGCTTCTGATGGATGGAGTCTTAAGTGAGGCTGCGCTATCTAATTTTTCTTTGGAG GTTGCTCATGCAACTGTTAAAAAGTATGTTGCCAGCACATTTACTTACCTTCTGCAAGACATATCAG ATGCTCTCTTGAAAGTAAAGGTTAGCCCAAAAGAGGCAGCAGAGGAACATCCCTTACAGGTTGCTTTGGAGGCTAGCAAAAAAACAGTACTCCAAGGCAGCATGGATGTCTTACTG GATTTTCGCCAACTTCTTGACGATGAGTTAGGGCTGCTAGTTAAACTGAGAGCTTTCATAATTGATTGGGTTCAAGAAGGATTTCAGGACTTTTTCAGGTCTCTTGATGGTTGTTTTCTCTTGCTTTCTGGAAGAAAGAATTCATCAAGTCAAGATCAAGGATTTTCAGAAGGAGCACTTGGTGAAAAAGTTCTTGCTGGTCTTGTCTTGGTCCTAGCTCAACTTTCTGTATTCATTGAACAAACTGCCATCCCAAGAATTTCTGAG GAAATAGCTGCCTCCTTCTCTAGTGGTGGTGCACGAGGCCACGAAAATGGGCATGTTTTTGTTTCGGGGGAGATATGTCAACTATTTCAGTTAGGTGGTGAAAAGCTTTTGCATCAT TACATAAATATAAGAACTCGAAGAGTATCTACTTTGCTAAGAAAGAGGTTTACAACACCAAACTGGGTCAAG CACAAGGAGCCTAGAGAAGTTCATATGtttgttgatttatttctaCAAGAG TTGAAAGCAGTAGATAGTGAGGTGAAACAGATTTTACCTGAAGGGCTATTGCGTAAGCATCAACGGTCTGACAGCAATGGAAGCACCAACTCATCACGTAGCAACGCATTACTAGATGATAAAATGAGTAGGTCAAATACCCAAAAAGCCAGGAGTCAGCTATTAGAAACACATCTAGCAAAATTGTTTAagcaaaaaatagaaatttttacaaaagttgAATATACACAG GAGTCAGTTGAAACAACTATAGTGAAACTTTGCCTTAAAAGTTTGCAAGAATATGTCAGACTCCAAACCTTTAATCGAAGTGGTTTCCAGCAAATTCAGCTGGATATTCATTTCTTAAGGACTCTTTTGAAGGAGAATATTGAAGCTGAAGAAGCGATTGATTTTTTACTTGACGAG GTAATTGTTGCTGCTTCAGAGCGTTGTTTGGACCCAATTCCTTTAGAGCCTCCAATTCTGGACAAACTTGTACAAGTAAAGTTAGCAAAATCGAAAGGAACATAA
- the LOC105802953 gene encoding bZIP transcription factor 53, giving the protein MASLQRSASSSDSDPQYANIDERKRKRMLSNRESARRSRMRKQKRLQDLVQEVSALQKDNSQISERISVATQCSIEMQSANNVLRAQAMELTERLRSLNSVLQVVEEVGGYAVDIPEIPEPWQLPCPIQPIMASVDMFEYDG; this is encoded by the coding sequence ATGGCTTCTTTGCAAAGGTCAGCGAGTTCATCCGATTCGGATCCGCAGTATGCAAACATCGATGAGAGGAAAAGGAAGAGAATGCTTTCAAACCGTGAATCGGCAAGGCGATCAAGAATGAGGAAGCAGAAGCGGCTCCAAGATTTGGTTCAGGAAGTGAGCGCATTACAGAAAGATAACAGCCAGATCTCTGAAAGGATCAGCGTCGCCACCCAATGCTCCATCGAGATGCAATCGGCCAATAATGTTTTAAGAGCTCAGGCGATGGAATTGACCGAGAGATTACGGTCCCTGAATTCGGTGCTGCAAGTTGTGGAAGAAGTCGGCGGGTATGCCGTTGATATCCCTGAGATTCCGGAGCCGTGGCAGCTCCCCTGTCCAATACAGCCAATTATGGCTTCGGTTGATATGTTCGAGTATGATGGATAG
- the LOC105802954 gene encoding calvin cycle protein CP12-2, chloroplastic, with product MATLSSVSLVSLRAVANVRDSKKGGPVKVATLSQPWKRVSQSQRRMQVMKPVRAAPDSISEKVEKSVKEAQEACSDDPASGECVAAWDEVEELSAAASHARDKKKDNDPLENYCKDNPETDECRTYDN from the coding sequence ATGGCAACCCTGTCTAGTGTTAGCCTCGTAAGCCTAAGAGCTGTAGCCAACGTACGGGACTCAAAAAAGGGTGGCCCCGTCAAGGTGGCAACCCTAAGCCAGCCCTGGAAAAGGGTGTCCCAGTCCCAGAGGCGGATGCAGGTAATGAAGCCAGTGAGAGCTGCCCCAGATAGCATATCGGAGAAGGTGGAGAAAAGCGTCAAGGAAGCACAGGAGGCGTGCTCGGATGACCCGGCGAGCGGAGAGTGTGTAGCGGCATGGGACGAGGTGGAAGAGCTGAGTGCAGCAGCCAGCCACGCGAGGGACAAGAAGAAAGACAACGATCCTTTGGAGAATTATTGCAAAGACAACCCGGAGACAGATGAGTGCCGCACTTACGATAATTGa